A single Nocardioides bizhenqiangii DNA region contains:
- a CDS encoding SDR family NAD(P)-dependent oxidoreductase gives MKSLKHKVVVITGAGSGIGRALALDLAGKGARLALSDVDEAGLAETVVLAEKTGAEVRSDRLDVADRDAFAAYADSVAEQFARVNVVINNAGVALAGDFVDLEMKDIDWIIGVNFWGVVHGTKFFLPHLIESGDGHLVNISSLFGLVSMPGQSMYNASKYAVRGMTEAIREEMLISGHKVGVTAVHPGGIKTAIARNARVSEHEDKAATAKLFDEKLARMTPEKAAAIIVKGITRNQARVLVGVDAHLVHTFGKLAGSRYQDVIAYGSKRILPKKATIV, from the coding sequence ATGAAGTCCCTGAAGCACAAGGTCGTCGTCATCACCGGGGCCGGGTCGGGCATTGGTCGCGCACTCGCGCTCGACCTGGCGGGCAAGGGCGCGAGGCTCGCGCTGTCCGACGTCGACGAGGCCGGCCTGGCCGAGACCGTCGTGCTGGCCGAGAAGACCGGCGCCGAGGTGCGCAGCGACCGGCTCGACGTCGCCGACCGCGACGCGTTCGCGGCGTACGCCGACTCCGTGGCCGAGCAGTTCGCCCGGGTCAACGTGGTCATCAACAACGCCGGCGTCGCGCTGGCCGGCGACTTCGTCGACCTCGAGATGAAGGACATCGACTGGATCATCGGCGTCAACTTCTGGGGCGTCGTGCACGGCACGAAGTTCTTCCTGCCGCACCTGATCGAGTCCGGCGACGGCCACCTGGTCAACATCTCCTCGCTCTTCGGCCTGGTCTCGATGCCGGGCCAGAGTATGTACAACGCGTCGAAGTACGCCGTCCGCGGCATGACCGAGGCGATCCGCGAGGAGATGCTGATCTCCGGGCACAAGGTCGGCGTGACCGCCGTCCACCCCGGCGGCATCAAGACCGCCATCGCGCGCAACGCGCGGGTCTCCGAGCACGAGGACAAGGCCGCGACCGCCAAGCTGTTCGACGAGAAGCTCGCCCGGATGACGCCCGAGAAGGCAGCGGCGATCATCGTCAAGGGCATCACCAGGAACCAGGCCCGCGTCCTCGTCGGCGTCGACGCGCACCTGGTCCACACGTTCGGCAAGCTCGCCGGGTCGCGCTACCAGGACGTCATCGCCTATGGCTCCAAGCGGATCCTCCCCAAGAAGGCCACGATCGTCTGA
- a CDS encoding glutamate--cysteine ligase has translation MRIDFHGSPEPTLGVEWEFALVDRRTRDLRNEAAHLFARAKARMPDPGRLHKELLRNTVEVVTGVCHTVPEAMADLRRTLEYVVPACDELDLDLYGGGTHPFASWTRQQLTEGHRYEELINRTQWWGRQMLIWGVHVHVGMPAQERVMPVLSALLNWYPHLQALSASSPIWAGVDTGYASNRALMFQQLPTAGLPFQFERWEEYEAFVHDQQVTGVVEELAEIRWDLRPSVRHGTLENRICDGVSTFAEMAALVALMHCLVVWLDERCAAGEKLPTMPPWHVQENKWRAARYGVDAIVILDAESNERLVTEDLAELVVRLEPVAERLGCTAELASVLEIPKRGASYQRQRAVAERTDGDLVAVVDSVVKELRDDLR, from the coding sequence GTGCGGATCGACTTCCACGGCTCCCCGGAGCCGACTCTCGGTGTCGAGTGGGAGTTCGCGCTCGTCGACCGCCGGACGCGCGACCTGCGCAACGAGGCGGCCCACCTGTTCGCACGGGCCAAGGCGCGGATGCCCGATCCCGGGCGGCTGCACAAGGAGCTGCTGCGCAACACGGTCGAGGTGGTGACCGGCGTCTGCCACACGGTGCCGGAGGCGATGGCCGATCTGCGTCGCACCCTGGAGTACGTCGTACCGGCGTGCGACGAGCTCGACCTCGACCTGTACGGCGGCGGCACCCACCCCTTCGCGTCCTGGACGCGGCAGCAGCTGACCGAGGGACACCGCTACGAGGAGCTGATCAACCGCACCCAGTGGTGGGGGCGGCAGATGCTGATCTGGGGCGTGCACGTGCACGTCGGGATGCCCGCCCAGGAGCGGGTGATGCCCGTGCTGTCGGCGCTGCTCAACTGGTACCCCCACCTCCAGGCGCTCTCCGCCTCCTCCCCCATCTGGGCCGGCGTCGACACCGGCTACGCCTCCAACCGGGCGTTGATGTTCCAGCAGCTCCCGACCGCGGGCCTGCCGTTCCAGTTCGAGCGGTGGGAGGAGTACGAGGCGTTCGTCCACGACCAGCAGGTCACCGGCGTGGTGGAGGAGCTGGCGGAGATCCGGTGGGACCTGCGCCCGTCGGTCCGCCACGGCACCCTGGAGAACCGGATCTGCGACGGCGTCTCCACCTTCGCCGAGATGGCGGCCCTGGTCGCGCTGATGCACTGCCTGGTCGTCTGGCTCGATGAACGCTGCGCGGCCGGCGAGAAACTGCCCACCATGCCCCCCTGGCACGTCCAGGAGAACAAGTGGCGAGCCGCGCGGTACGGCGTCGACGCCATCGTCATCCTCGACGCCGAGTCGAACGAGCGGCTGGTCACCGAGGACCTCGCCGAGCTCGTGGTGCGGCTCGAGCCGGTCGCCGAGCGGCTCGGCTGCACCGCCGAGCTCGCCTCGGTGCTCGAGATCCCGAAGCGTGGGGCGTCGTACCAGCGCCAGCGCGCCGTCGCCGAGCGCACCGACGGCGACCTGGTCGCCGTCGTCGACTCGGTCGTCAAAGAGCTGCGCGACGACCTCCGCTGA
- a CDS encoding fatty acid desaturase family protein has protein sequence MAISDVKEYTHLTEDEVDQIGRELDQIRTEIEESRGASDAAYINRLIKIQRALAAAGRVTLLVGTQTKETRKPALVLGTALLGLHKILENMEIGHNVMHGQWDWMNDPEIHSSNWEWDTAQPAEQWKHSHNYIHHQFTNVLGYDNDIGYGILRMAREQKWSPYNLGQPVYNGLLATLFEWGVALHDLDIERIRKGEKDPKEMKRQLKQIFRKGRNQIVKDYVVYPALAGKQWKSVLAANATSNIIRNLWSYMIIFCGHFPDGAVHFTEEEIEDETRAEWYLRQILGSANFEGGKLLHILSGSLGFQIEHHLFPDLPSNRYPEISEKVQALAAKYDIPYTTGPLYRQYGQALRTIMKLSLPNSWTSSDQPEPPTPPHDRKRRGDGERPSRRTELGGWSRSHSEARG, from the coding sequence ATGGCTATTTCGGACGTCAAGGAGTACACCCACCTCACCGAGGACGAGGTCGACCAGATCGGGCGTGAGCTCGACCAGATCCGCACCGAGATCGAGGAGTCGCGCGGTGCGTCGGACGCGGCGTACATCAACCGCCTCATCAAGATCCAACGCGCGCTCGCCGCGGCCGGCCGGGTCACCCTGCTCGTCGGCACGCAGACCAAGGAGACCCGCAAGCCGGCCCTCGTGCTCGGCACCGCACTCCTGGGTCTGCACAAGATCCTCGAGAACATGGAGATCGGCCACAACGTCATGCACGGGCAGTGGGACTGGATGAACGATCCGGAGATCCACTCGTCCAACTGGGAGTGGGACACCGCGCAGCCCGCGGAGCAGTGGAAGCACTCGCACAACTACATCCACCACCAGTTCACCAACGTCCTCGGCTACGACAACGACATCGGCTACGGCATCCTCCGGATGGCGCGCGAGCAGAAGTGGTCGCCGTACAACCTCGGGCAGCCGGTCTACAACGGCCTGCTCGCGACCCTCTTCGAGTGGGGCGTCGCCCTCCACGACCTCGACATCGAGCGGATCCGCAAGGGCGAGAAAGATCCGAAGGAGATGAAGCGGCAGCTCAAGCAGATCTTCCGCAAGGGTCGCAACCAGATCGTCAAGGACTACGTCGTCTACCCGGCGCTGGCCGGGAAGCAGTGGAAGTCGGTTCTCGCCGCCAACGCGACCTCCAACATCATCCGCAACCTGTGGTCCTACATGATCATCTTCTGCGGTCACTTCCCCGACGGCGCGGTGCACTTCACCGAGGAGGAGATCGAGGACGAGACGAGGGCGGAGTGGTACCTCCGGCAGATCCTCGGCTCGGCGAACTTCGAGGGCGGGAAGCTGCTCCACATCCTGTCGGGCAGCCTCGGCTTCCAGATCGAGCACCACCTCTTCCCGGACCTGCCGAGCAACCGTTACCCGGAGATCTCGGAGAAGGTCCAGGCGCTGGCCGCCAAGTACGACATCCCCTACACGACCGGTCCGCTCTACCGGCAGTACGGCCAGGCACTGCGCACCATCATGAAGCTCTCGCTGCCGAACTCGTGGACCAGCAGCGACCAGCCCGAGCCGCCGACACCGCCGCACGACCGGAAGCGTCGCGGCGACGGCGAGCGTCCCTCGCGCCGGACCGAGCTCGGAGGGTGGTCCCGCTCGCACTCGGAGGCACGGGGTTGA
- a CDS encoding threonine/serine exporter family protein yields MADARELTQRLDLCLRVGEMLLASGAGAADVTATMRALAQALGVRRTEVDVTFTQLAMSAQPEPDVPAIVQIRSVTQREIDYDDLTRVDHLVRDVLAERMGLRDARAEIARIASSGHARPRWAATLGWGLMCAGISLQLGGTPAVVTVAFIAAVVIARLQHAMTKRRLPFFYQQVVGGAVATLLAAAATRAAEPVVTMDASLVVSANIVMLLAGIGFMGAIQDAMSGFYVTGGARLLEAVLATAGIIAGVSGGFSLAIAVGLDLPPLEPARADLVGVTVAALGAAVAAAAFAFSSYAPWRTLAPVGLLAGGAAAISEAVARQDFGRPWAVGVAAFAVGLVSYTVAGRLRVPPLVVVVSAVVPLLPGLTIYRGLALLGANTDPAPAQGLLAMVTAASVATALAAGVILGEYVAQPVKREARRVETRLAGPRLVGVTRYRRRRRRGPGQTDRQPNGQPDGQTDGQTEE; encoded by the coding sequence ATGGCCGATGCCCGGGAGCTGACACAGCGCCTCGACCTCTGCCTCCGTGTCGGCGAGATGCTGCTCGCGTCGGGTGCGGGAGCCGCCGACGTGACGGCCACGATGCGGGCGCTGGCGCAGGCGCTCGGCGTCCGACGCACCGAGGTCGACGTGACGTTCACCCAGCTGGCGATGAGCGCGCAGCCCGAGCCGGACGTGCCGGCGATCGTGCAGATCCGCTCCGTGACGCAGCGGGAGATCGACTACGACGACCTCACCAGGGTCGACCACCTGGTCCGCGACGTCCTGGCAGAGCGGATGGGACTGCGCGACGCGCGCGCCGAGATCGCCCGGATCGCGTCGTCAGGCCATGCGCGTCCGCGGTGGGCAGCGACGCTCGGCTGGGGCCTGATGTGCGCGGGGATCAGTCTGCAGCTGGGCGGGACGCCTGCCGTGGTCACGGTCGCGTTCATCGCCGCGGTCGTGATCGCCAGGTTGCAGCACGCGATGACGAAGCGGCGACTGCCGTTCTTCTACCAGCAGGTCGTCGGCGGCGCGGTCGCGACCCTGCTGGCGGCGGCCGCCACCCGTGCCGCCGAGCCGGTCGTCACCATGGACGCCTCCCTCGTGGTGAGCGCGAACATCGTCATGCTGCTCGCCGGCATCGGTTTCATGGGGGCGATCCAGGACGCGATGTCAGGCTTCTACGTCACCGGCGGCGCGCGGCTGCTCGAGGCCGTGCTCGCGACCGCCGGCATCATCGCCGGCGTCAGCGGCGGGTTCAGTCTCGCCATCGCGGTCGGGCTGGACCTGCCGCCGCTGGAGCCGGCACGGGCCGACCTGGTCGGCGTCACCGTCGCGGCGCTCGGAGCGGCGGTCGCGGCGGCGGCGTTCGCGTTCTCGTCGTACGCGCCCTGGCGGACGCTCGCGCCGGTCGGCCTGCTGGCGGGCGGTGCAGCTGCGATCAGCGAGGCGGTCGCCCGCCAGGATTTCGGACGACCCTGGGCGGTCGGTGTCGCGGCATTCGCTGTCGGCCTGGTCAGCTACACGGTCGCCGGGCGGCTGCGGGTGCCGCCACTGGTCGTCGTGGTCTCCGCCGTGGTGCCACTGCTGCCGGGTCTGACGATCTACCGCGGGCTCGCGCTCCTCGGTGCCAACACCGACCCGGCTCCGGCCCAGGGGCTGCTGGCCATGGTGACCGCGGCCTCGGTGGCCACGGCCCTCGCGGCCGGCGTGATCCTGGGGGAGTACGTCGCCCAGCCGGTCAAGCGCGAAGCGCGCCGGGTCGAGACCCGGCTCGCCGGACCACGCCTGGTCGGCGTGACCCGGTACCGCCGGCGCCGCCGGCGCGGCCCGGGGCAGACGGACAGGCAGCCGAACGGGCAGCCGGACGGGCAGACGGACGGGCAGACGGAGGAGTAG
- a CDS encoding FUSC family protein: protein MEVPLDRMWERSRLSVRGRVERWRRKLFAVVQCAIAAGVAWWLAADVFDHQTPFFAPIAAVVSLGTSYGQRLRRVAEVTFGVAIGVFVADLLVVSIGTGAWQLALIVGLAMSAALLLDAGNLFVTQAAVQSIVVATLLPDPDAALTRWTDALIGGGVALVAATVVPAAPLRKPREQAASVARKIAELLRAASHVMIDGETDPALDLLADARATDRMIRELQAAAEEGVSVVASSPFRVRHREGLRRMVELVDPLDRSLRSTRVLVRQAAVAAYRHRPVPSSYADLTADLALAVDAVADELAADRMPEAARPRVLAVGEATGMVERSPSLSGDAILAQLRSIVVDLLLVTGMGQLEATDALPPPRR from the coding sequence GTGGAGGTGCCCCTCGATCGGATGTGGGAGCGCAGTCGGCTGTCGGTCCGCGGGCGGGTGGAGCGCTGGCGCCGCAAGCTGTTCGCCGTCGTCCAGTGCGCGATCGCGGCCGGCGTGGCGTGGTGGCTGGCGGCGGACGTGTTCGACCACCAGACGCCGTTCTTCGCGCCGATCGCAGCGGTCGTGTCGCTGGGCACCTCGTACGGCCAGCGGCTGCGGCGGGTCGCCGAGGTCACCTTCGGGGTCGCGATCGGGGTGTTCGTCGCCGACCTGCTCGTGGTGTCGATCGGCACCGGCGCGTGGCAGCTCGCCCTCATCGTCGGGCTCGCGATGTCGGCGGCTCTGCTCCTCGACGCCGGGAACCTGTTCGTGACGCAGGCTGCCGTGCAGTCGATCGTGGTCGCGACCCTGCTCCCCGATCCCGACGCGGCACTGACCCGGTGGACCGACGCGCTCATCGGTGGTGGGGTCGCGCTGGTCGCCGCCACTGTCGTTCCCGCGGCGCCGCTGCGCAAGCCGCGCGAGCAGGCCGCCTCGGTCGCCCGCAAGATCGCCGAGCTGCTCCGCGCGGCCAGCCACGTGATGATCGACGGCGAGACCGACCCTGCCCTCGACCTGCTCGCCGACGCACGGGCGACCGATCGGATGATCCGCGAGCTCCAGGCCGCAGCCGAGGAGGGGGTCTCGGTCGTCGCCTCGTCACCGTTCCGCGTGCGCCATCGAGAAGGTCTGCGGCGGATGGTCGAGCTCGTCGACCCGCTCGACCGCTCGCTGCGGAGCACCCGGGTACTGGTCCGGCAGGCGGCGGTCGCCGCCTACCGGCACCGGCCGGTGCCGTCGTCGTACGCCGACCTGACCGCCGACCTCGCGCTGGCCGTGGACGCGGTCGCCGACGAGCTCGCAGCCGACCGGATGCCGGAGGCGGCGCGGCCCCGGGTCCTCGCGGTCGGCGAGGCGACCGGGATGGTGGAGCGCAGCCCGTCGCTCTCGGGCGACGCGATCCTCGCCCAGCTGCGCTCGATCGTGGTCGACCTACTGCTCGTCACCGGGATGGGCCAGCTCGAGGCGACCGACGCGCTGCCGCCGCCGCGCCGCTGA
- a CDS encoding ferredoxin reductase has protein sequence MSSTIPWERVRRSASKLTTPLHPDDYLRLVNPLWSSRELRGRIEKVIPETEDAATLVIKPGWGWRYDHKPGQYVGIGIQVEGKFQWRSYSVSSPPERRRGTITITVRAMPEGMLSSHLVKGLEPGTIVRLALPEGDFVLPDPPPERMLFLVGGSGVTPVMAMLRTLDRRGTMPDVVMHYSSPTKDRMIFRDELDRLEQKHQGLTLHRLETDIDGMLDLADLEEICPDWRERETYACGPGPMLDAITEHYEEEDVVEHLHLERFSLELGGEGGEGGTITFQNSGKSIEADGATTVLEAGEEAGVGMPYGCRMGICHTCTLTLISGKVRDLRNGSEYDSPNEPVQTCVTAAVGDCKLDI, from the coding sequence ATGTCGAGCACCATTCCCTGGGAACGCGTGCGTCGGTCCGCGTCGAAGCTGACGACACCGCTCCACCCCGACGACTACCTCCGACTGGTGAACCCGCTCTGGAGCTCACGTGAGCTCCGCGGGCGGATCGAGAAGGTCATCCCGGAGACCGAGGACGCCGCGACGCTGGTGATCAAGCCCGGCTGGGGCTGGCGGTACGACCACAAGCCGGGTCAGTACGTGGGCATCGGCATCCAGGTCGAGGGCAAGTTCCAGTGGCGGTCCTACTCCGTCAGCTCGCCCCCCGAGCGGCGCCGCGGCACGATCACCATCACCGTGCGCGCGATGCCGGAGGGGATGCTCTCCAGCCACCTGGTCAAGGGGCTCGAGCCAGGCACCATCGTCCGGCTTGCGCTCCCGGAGGGCGACTTCGTCCTTCCGGACCCGCCGCCCGAGAGGATGCTCTTCCTCGTCGGCGGCAGCGGTGTCACGCCGGTGATGGCGATGCTCCGCACCCTCGACCGCCGGGGCACGATGCCCGACGTCGTCATGCACTACTCCTCGCCGACCAAGGACCGGATGATCTTCCGGGACGAGCTGGACCGGCTCGAGCAGAAGCACCAGGGTCTGACCCTCCACCGGCTCGAGACCGACATCGACGGGATGCTCGACCTCGCCGACCTCGAAGAGATCTGTCCCGACTGGCGAGAGCGCGAGACCTACGCGTGCGGACCGGGGCCGATGCTCGACGCGATCACCGAGCACTACGAGGAAGAGGACGTCGTCGAGCACCTGCACCTCGAGCGCTTCTCCCTCGAGCTCGGCGGCGAGGGCGGCGAGGGCGGGACGATCACCTTCCAGAACTCCGGCAAGTCGATCGAGGCCGACGGCGCCACCACCGTGCTCGAGGCCGGCGAGGAGGCCGGCGTCGGCATGCCCTACGGCTGCCGGATGGGCATCTGCCACACCTGCACGCTGACCCTCATCTCGGGCAAGGTGCGCGACCTGCGCAACGGCAGCGAGTACGACAGCCCCAACGAGCCCGTTCAGACCTGTGTCACCGCCGCCGTCGGCGACTGCAAGCTCGACATCTGA
- a CDS encoding DUF402 domain-containing protein, with amino-acid sequence MTPDQPIRVVMSKWGDRPHWEYDARYLGVDEHGHWLGCPIGTFYSRPGMEFVSDFAGVVLVPVDGAAHLAAFNDAHAKAWIYVDMTTPPVWDGSVLRAVDLDLDVIKLRDGSVVLDDEDEFAEHRVSFGYPPDVVAMAERSAAEVLAAVRTGVAPYDGTADRWLSSLVE; translated from the coding sequence GTGACTCCCGACCAGCCGATCCGTGTCGTGATGAGCAAGTGGGGCGACCGGCCGCACTGGGAGTACGACGCCCGCTACCTCGGCGTCGACGAGCACGGCCATTGGCTCGGCTGCCCGATCGGCACGTTCTACTCCCGGCCCGGCATGGAGTTCGTCTCGGACTTCGCCGGAGTGGTCCTGGTCCCGGTGGACGGCGCCGCACACCTGGCCGCGTTCAACGACGCGCATGCCAAGGCGTGGATCTACGTCGACATGACCACTCCCCCCGTGTGGGACGGGTCGGTGCTGCGGGCGGTCGACCTCGACCTCGACGTGATCAAGCTGCGCGACGGCTCCGTCGTCCTCGACGACGAGGACGAGTTCGCCGAGCACCGGGTGTCCTTCGGCTACCCGCCGGACGTGGTCGCCATGGCCGAGCGCTCCGCAGCGGAGGTGCTGGCCGCCGTACGGACAGGAGTGGCGCCGTACGACGGCACCGCGGACCGGTGGCTCTCGTCGCTCGTCGAGTAG